From Spirochaetota bacterium, the proteins below share one genomic window:
- the murC gene encoding UDP-N-acetylmuramate--L-alanine ligase, which yields MLQIEKKSHIHFIGIGGVGMSALAIILKQQGYFISGSDSSESQNTKKLSDLGIYITINHSKKNISKNINYVVYTNAISDSNVEFLYAKELNIPLIVRAEMLNFIGSHFFSIGVSGTHGKTTTTSMTAKIFLSAGLDPTLAVGGFLPEIQGAGYKGSGDTMIYEACEAFGSLNYLYPDVALITNIDEDHLDFFKNRQEVEDLFLEYLNNHLAPKSLLVWNADDECLANVVSKSNTTRKISVSIRANQGDFWIKNITLHEQSSEFDVYFGEDFIGHFILGAPGIHNVSNSLLAIAIAKIQGIDNISIIKALKDFQNANRRFEIKNTSKKLTIIDDYAHHPRAILLTLEAARKIATTNNAKLIAIFQPHLYSRTQYFYKEFSTSLLLADSVILTDIYAARETNDHNISSQLIYDEIYKQKQMDNLIFESEFNNIVNIVKKITLNQASVVITLGAGDVWKISEQICS from the coding sequence ATGTTACAAATTGAAAAAAAATCTCATATACATTTTATAGGTATCGGTGGCGTTGGAATGTCAGCTTTGGCTATTATCCTCAAACAACAAGGCTATTTTATATCTGGTTCTGATAGTAGTGAATCTCAAAACACTAAAAAACTTTCTGATTTAGGGATTTATATTACTATTAATCATTCAAAAAAAAATATTTCTAAAAACATAAATTATGTTGTGTATACTAACGCTATTTCTGATTCTAATGTTGAATTTTTATATGCAAAAGAATTAAATATTCCCTTGATTGTGAGAGCAGAAATGCTCAATTTTATTGGATCACATTTCTTTAGCATTGGTGTATCTGGTACACATGGTAAAACTACCACTACCTCTATGACAGCAAAAATATTTCTCTCTGCTGGTCTTGATCCTACTTTAGCCGTTGGTGGTTTTCTCCCAGAAATACAAGGAGCAGGATACAAAGGTTCTGGCGATACGATGATCTATGAAGCATGTGAAGCCTTCGGTTCTCTAAATTACCTTTATCCTGATGTAGCATTAATTACTAATATTGATGAAGATCATCTTGATTTTTTCAAAAATCGGCAAGAAGTTGAAGATTTGTTTTTAGAATATCTCAATAATCATTTGGCTCCCAAATCACTGTTGGTTTGGAATGCCGATGATGAATGTCTTGCAAATGTCGTTTCAAAAAGTAATACAACTAGAAAAATTTCTGTATCTATTCGAGCAAATCAAGGTGATTTTTGGATTAAGAATATCACTCTTCACGAGCAATCTTCTGAATTTGATGTATATTTTGGTGAAGATTTTATAGGACATTTTATTCTTGGTGCACCAGGGATACATAATGTTTCTAATTCTTTATTAGCTATTGCTATTGCCAAAATACAAGGTATTGATAATATTTCTATTATTAAAGCCTTAAAAGATTTTCAAAATGCAAACAGACGCTTTGAAATAAAAAATACTTCAAAAAAATTAACTATTATTGATGATTACGCTCATCATCCTAGAGCAATATTGCTAACCTTAGAAGCAGCTAGAAAAATTGCTACAACAAATAATGCCAAACTAATTGCTATTTTTCAACCACACTTATATTCACGAACACAATATTTTTACAAAGAATTTTCAACTTCATTATTACTTGCAGACAGTGTGATTCTTACTGATATATATGCGGCTCGTGAAACAAATGATCATAATATTTCATCTCAATTGATCTATGATGAAATATATAAACAAAAACAAATGGATAATTTGATTTTTGAATCAGAGTTTAATAATATTGTTAATATTGTTAAAAAAATTACTTTAAATCAAGCGTCTGTCGTAATAACATTAGGAGCTGGTGATGTTTGGAAAATTTCAGAACAAATTTGTTCTTAA
- a CDS encoding tetratricopeptide repeat protein produces MFGKFQNKFVLNLILVFLLTTPIFAKTNSFSINGYDFDQQNINFNKGLRLQGIGDYFFKKKSYAQSVPYYQEALELIPTEADITFKLAEVYQNQKLWRLSILYYRDTIELLKKKVNFNKSQLNSYIANIRIAYIYHLQGDKDQSITLLNSIREESSLLLSLYPEAWEELKKLNDIYPTTAVRKTNL; encoded by the coding sequence ATGTTTGGAAAATTTCAGAACAAATTTGTTCTTAATTTAATTTTAGTTTTTTTATTAACTACTCCTATATTTGCTAAAACTAATTCATTTTCTATTAATGGTTATGATTTTGATCAACAAAATATTAATTTTAACAAAGGTCTTAGATTACAAGGTATTGGAGATTATTTCTTCAAAAAAAAATCTTATGCACAATCTGTTCCTTATTATCAAGAGGCTTTGGAGTTAATACCTACAGAAGCAGATATCACCTTTAAGCTAGCTGAAGTTTATCAAAATCAAAAATTATGGCGTTTATCTATTCTTTATTACAGAGATACTATAGAATTACTAAAAAAAAAGGTTAACTTTAACAAAAGTCAATTAAATAGCTATATTGCTAATATTAGAATTGCTTATATTTATCATTTACAAGGAGACAAAGACCAGTCTATCACTCTACTAAACTCTATTAGAGAAGAAAGCTCTTTATTGTTATCTTTGTATCCAGAAGCATGGGAAGAATTAAAAAAACTCAATGATATTTATCCTACTACTGCAGTTCGTAAAACAAATTTATAA
- a CDS encoding DUF1049 domain-containing protein, whose amino-acid sequence MKHLKNTSSLIIFGIFLIFAIQNNISVDFKFLMFKIPQIPLFVISIVIFIIGFILGRITEWFSYLFNSRSEKNEKNK is encoded by the coding sequence ATGAAACATCTAAAAAACACATCTAGTCTTATTATTTTTGGGATTTTTCTTATTTTTGCTATTCAAAACAACATTTCTGTGGATTTTAAATTTTTAATGTTTAAAATACCCCAAATTCCTTTGTTTGTCATTAGTATTGTTATCTTTATTATTGGCTTTATTCTTGGTAGAATAACAGAGTGGTTTTCTTACTTGTTTAATAGTCGTTCAGAGAAAAACGAGAAAAATAAATAA
- the radA gene encoding DNA repair protein RadA → MAKSKSAFCCGSCGYETAKWLGKCPSCSEWNTFKEIFLGKNSSKKASGSFSANIQKAVPEKITTITSSQASRTLSGISEWDRVLGGTVPGQAILISGEPGIGKSTLLLQIANKLAEQGTVLYINGEESSNQVKLRADRLDINSDNLFLYSETEIEHITKTIEETNPSFIIIDSLQTLSNENIESSPGSLPQLRECTHQIVNLCKNKQITSLLVSHVTKDGSIAGPKAIEHLVDTVLFLESDTRGIYRVLRTFKNRFGATDEAGFFEMRSKGLMPADDLSEAFLSIHEDPVFGSAIYANAEGQRVFPIEIQVLCHHTNQNYAKRTAEGLDNNRLTLLSAVVEKQLRIPLSKYDIYANITGGLEIKDRAIDLALVAAMCSSFKEKHIDDRSVFIGEIGLTGEIRPVRNIEKRVKELYRLGMKNIYIPYSKKDMTELKDFPTKQIRHINEIFTILF, encoded by the coding sequence TTGGCTAAATCAAAATCAGCTTTTTGTTGTGGTTCTTGTGGTTATGAAACCGCCAAATGGTTAGGAAAATGTCCTTCTTGTTCCGAATGGAACACTTTCAAAGAAATATTTTTAGGAAAAAATTCCTCTAAAAAAGCTAGCGGTAGTTTTAGTGCTAATATCCAAAAAGCTGTTCCTGAGAAAATAACTACTATTACTTCTAGTCAAGCATCTCGTACTTTATCTGGTATTTCTGAATGGGATAGAGTTTTGGGTGGTACTGTTCCCGGTCAAGCTATTCTTATTTCTGGAGAACCAGGAATAGGAAAATCTACCTTATTATTACAAATCGCTAACAAATTAGCAGAGCAAGGAACTGTACTTTATATTAATGGTGAAGAATCTTCAAATCAAGTCAAACTTCGTGCAGATCGATTGGATATTAATTCTGATAATCTTTTTTTATACTCAGAAACTGAGATTGAACATATAACAAAAACAATAGAAGAAACTAATCCTTCCTTTATTATTATTGATTCTTTACAAACACTATCAAATGAAAATATTGAATCTTCTCCCGGCTCTCTTCCTCAATTAAGAGAATGTACTCATCAAATTGTGAATTTATGTAAAAACAAACAGATCACTTCCCTTCTTGTATCACATGTTACTAAAGATGGTTCTATTGCTGGTCCTAAAGCTATTGAACACCTCGTTGACACCGTATTATTTTTGGAAAGTGACACAAGAGGTATTTATAGAGTCTTAAGAACTTTTAAAAATCGTTTTGGTGCTACTGATGAAGCTGGGTTTTTTGAAATGCGTAGCAAAGGACTAATGCCTGCAGATGATTTATCTGAAGCTTTTTTATCTATTCATGAAGATCCTGTTTTTGGTTCTGCTATTTATGCAAATGCTGAAGGACAAAGAGTCTTTCCTATAGAAATACAAGTGCTTTGCCATCATACCAATCAAAATTATGCTAAAAGAACCGCTGAAGGATTAGATAATAATAGACTTACCTTATTATCTGCTGTAGTAGAAAAACAATTGCGTATCCCTCTCTCTAAATATGATATTTATGCGAATATCACAGGGGGATTAGAAATCAAAGATAGAGCTATTGATCTTGCATTGGTTGCAGCCATGTGTTCTTCATTCAAAGAAAAACATATTGACGACAGAAGTGTTTTTATTGGTGAAATAGGACTTACAGGAGAAATACGACCTGTGAGAAATATAGAAAAAAGAGTAAAAGAGCTGTATCGATTGGGGATGAAAAATATCTACATACCTTATAGCAAAAAAGATATGACTGAACTAAAAGATTTTCCTACAAAACAAATTCGCCATATTAATGAGATCTTTACAATTTTATTTTAA
- the infC gene encoding translation initiation factor IF-3 has product MRKPNNFRRPENKDQTKINEHIHAPQLRVLDPEGEALGVMSLADALAKAEELSLDLVEISPTAVPPVARIVNYGKFLYQKDKKIKEAKKNQKIVEMKEVKFGPHIDVHDFDYRIKRIQNFLAKDDKVKVSIRFRGREMAHTEIGFELVKRIVEQVGENVVEKPAKMEGRQILMFLAPPKSSKK; this is encoded by the coding sequence ATGCGAAAACCCAATAACTTTAGAAGACCCGAAAATAAAGATCAAACCAAAATCAATGAGCATATTCACGCACCACAACTAAGAGTTTTAGATCCAGAAGGTGAGGCTCTCGGTGTTATGTCTTTAGCAGATGCATTAGCCAAAGCAGAAGAATTATCTTTAGATCTTGTAGAAATTTCTCCAACAGCTGTGCCACCTGTTGCTCGTATTGTGAATTATGGAAAATTTCTATATCAAAAAGACAAAAAAATAAAAGAAGCTAAGAAAAATCAGAAAATTGTTGAAATGAAAGAAGTTAAATTTGGACCTCATATTGATGTACATGATTTTGACTATCGTATCAAAAGAATTCAAAATTTTCTTGCTAAAGACGATAAAGTTAAAGTTAGTATTCGTTTCCGTGGTAGAGAAATGGCTCACACAGAAATTGGTTTCGAACTGGTCAAAAGAATCGTAGAACAAGTTGGCGAAAATGTCGTTGAAAAACCAGCTAAAATGGAAGGAAGACAAATTCTAATGTTTTTAGCTCCACCAAAATCATCAAAAAAATAA
- the rpmI gene encoding 50S ribosomal protein L35: MPKMKTNRSVAKRYSISSSGKVRRSKCGRRHLLEGKSPKVKRTSKGLVEVRKKLADKIKLMMPYV, from the coding sequence ATGCCAAAAATGAAAACCAATCGTTCTGTCGCAAAGCGTTACTCTATTTCTTCTTCTGGAAAAGTACGTCGTAGCAAATGTGGCAGACGTCACCTTCTTGAAGGTAAATCCCCTAAGGTAAAACGCACCAGCAAAGGTCTTGTTGAAGTGCGTAAAAAATTAGCGGACAAAATCAAATTAATGATGCCTTACGTATAA
- the rplT gene encoding 50S ribosomal protein L20 yields the protein MRVTTSKTTRARHKKVLKRAKGFKGARSVRFNVANETLLHAMRYESIHRRTRRRDIKRLWITRISAFVRAEGITYSRFMEGLKKANAAIDRKILAWLSINDTPAMSAYVVLSKKTLGV from the coding sequence ATGAGAGTTACCACTTCAAAAACAACCCGTGCACGCCATAAAAAAGTTTTAAAGCGTGCCAAGGGTTTTAAAGGTGCAAGAAGCGTTCGTTTTAATGTTGCTAATGAAACATTACTACACGCAATGCGTTATGAATCTATCCACCGTCGTACAAGACGTCGGGATATCAAAAGATTATGGATAACTCGTATCAGTGCTTTTGTAAGAGCTGAGGGGATCACCTATTCTAGATTCATGGAAGGTCTAAAAAAGGCCAACGCAGCTATTGATCGTAAAATACTCGCTTGGTTATCTATTAATGATACTCCTGCAATGAGTGCTTATGTTGTATTATCCAAAAAAACTCTTGGTGTATAA
- a CDS encoding aryl-sulfate sulfotransferase yields MKFFIILFYFIFTINFNTLANEKNKLLIILNPLGYTPLSAIVVLATTNTTPITIIVQGKVPGDSIATTYPVDYGINMPVHGLYENYTNKIIIIQNNSSQTYEIITAKIDIRNSKKLNTQMTIKSTVNKNILPPDSIFDYNLYFSSFPNGNEIIGFDKKGDIRYLYNNNKEKPVVMRMEVDSKNVYILYISNNKMYIKRDLLGNIIFSKEYDVHHESVNSLNGREIILGNSQWGWEDMVFELNENKNIIRELSIGKLIKQATSVEDQPLLKNMIYDDENIYTNKGKAKRIDWAHANSLVYDKNNDRLYLSLRHLGLLAIKFKEWKLEWFLVNNNLKTEEGVGYGKKPKSSLYLVDIPSLQKFRMMTTKQYGPQGQHALFLKKNGNIILFDNRSKGRANPIGSRVLEYSFNHQTKQAKVVREFLDKNESYSQYVGDIDLSGPNLENWLIFYGHSYPRRILELAPNNKILFDMEIKASGMFYRIDKFPLYPYRNKRKKYSVDFNEEILPNQ; encoded by the coding sequence ATGAAATTTTTTATAATTTTATTTTATTTTATTTTTACTATTAATTTTAACACTTTAGCAAATGAAAAAAATAAGTTGTTAATAATATTGAATCCTTTAGGGTATACTCCTTTATCTGCAATTGTTGTTTTAGCAACAACGAATACAACACCAATAACAATTATTGTCCAAGGTAAAGTTCCAGGAGACTCTATAGCGACTACTTATCCAGTTGATTATGGTATAAACATGCCTGTTCATGGACTGTATGAGAATTATACTAATAAAATAATAATAATACAAAATAATTCTTCCCAAACATATGAGATTATCACAGCCAAGATAGATATTCGAAATTCCAAAAAACTAAACACACAAATGACTATTAAGTCTACCGTGAATAAAAATATATTACCCCCAGACTCAATATTTGATTATAATTTATATTTTTCTAGTTTTCCTAATGGAAATGAAATTATAGGATTTGATAAAAAAGGAGATATTCGGTATCTGTATAATAATAATAAAGAAAAGCCTGTAGTAATGAGAATGGAAGTTGATAGTAAAAATGTCTATATCTTATATATTAGTAACAATAAAATGTATATAAAAAGAGATTTATTAGGTAATATCATATTTAGTAAAGAATATGATGTGCATCATGAATCAGTGAATAGCTTAAATGGACGAGAGATTATTCTTGGTAATTCCCAATGGGGTTGGGAAGATATGGTATTTGAGTTGAATGAAAATAAAAATATTATTAGAGAATTATCTATAGGAAAGTTAATAAAACAAGCTACTTCTGTAGAAGATCAACCGTTATTAAAAAATATGATTTATGATGATGAAAATATATATACTAACAAAGGAAAAGCAAAGCGTATTGATTGGGCACACGCTAATTCTTTGGTCTATGATAAAAATAATGATAGACTGTATCTGTCTTTGAGACATTTAGGTTTGTTAGCAATAAAATTTAAAGAATGGAAATTAGAATGGTTTCTAGTTAATAATAATCTAAAAACAGAGGAAGGTGTTGGCTATGGTAAAAAACCAAAATCTTCTTTATATTTAGTAGATATTCCATCCTTACAAAAATTTCGAATGATGACTACTAAACAATATGGTCCACAAGGTCAACATGCTTTATTTTTGAAAAAAAATGGTAATATTATTTTGTTTGATAATAGATCTAAAGGTCGAGCCAATCCTATTGGATCTCGTGTTTTAGAATATTCTTTTAATCATCAAACTAAACAAGCAAAAGTGGTTAGAGAGTTTTTGGATAAGAACGAATCGTATTCTCAATATGTTGGTGATATAGATCTTTCCGGACCAAATTTGGAGAACTGGTTAATATTTTATGGTCATAGTTATCCACGTCGCATTTTAGAGCTAGCGCCCAATAATAAAATTTTGTTTGATATGGAAATCAAAGCATCAGGTATGTTTTATAGAATAGACAAATTTCCCCTCTATCCTTATCGTAATAAAAGAAAAAAATATTCTGTGGATTTTAATGAAGAAATTCTTCCAAATCAGTAA